The proteins below come from a single Effusibacillus pohliae DSM 22757 genomic window:
- a CDS encoding TetR/AcrR family transcriptional regulator → MRKTSRNITPQIIVREAARLFFTKGYKSTSLEEVANILQITRPAIYHYFKNKEEIIHTIVVQVQDKVHAYANEILAKEAPAHRKFEEFLYQHILFILDNRIEMGIFFEELKNMPESIIQETLDFIDKYYANLTELYMEGVRTGHFVDRNPSLVVQTLFGACNWAYKWYNPSKSYSKEEIAQLIYEMLMNGYRR, encoded by the coding sequence TTGAGAAAAACTTCACGAAATATCACTCCGCAGATCATTGTTAGGGAAGCCGCACGACTTTTTTTTACGAAGGGATACAAGAGCACCAGCCTGGAAGAAGTAGCAAATATTTTACAGATCACGCGCCCAGCTATCTATCACTACTTCAAAAATAAAGAAGAAATAATTCACACTATTGTAGTTCAAGTACAGGATAAGGTCCATGCATATGCCAATGAAATCCTAGCAAAGGAAGCTCCTGCACATCGGAAATTTGAAGAATTTCTGTATCAGCATATTTTGTTTATTCTCGATAATCGGATCGAAATGGGGATATTCTTTGAGGAACTGAAGAATATGCCGGAATCTATCATTCAAGAGACTCTTGACTTTATCGACAAATACTATGCCAATCTCACAGAATTGTACATGGAAGGTGTACGAACCGGACATTTTGTAGACAGGAACCCCTCTTTGGTGGTCCAAACCCTGTTTGGGGCCTGCAACTGGGCCTACAAATGGTATAATCCTTCAAAAAGCTATAGTAAAGAAGAAATAGCTCAACTGATCTATGAAATGCTCATGAATGGTTATAGAAGGTAG